Proteins encoded within one genomic window of Couchioplanes caeruleus:
- a CDS encoding SRPBCC family protein, whose product MPGLQHTATIAAPPERVWAVVVDVERWPARIPTVDAVERLDAGPLAVGSRTRLQQPGLPTAVWTVTELADGSSYTWTSSSPGVTVTAAHVVEPHPDGSRLTLALTVSGPLSGIGWLMTRSLTEKYVETEAASIKRAAETSTT is encoded by the coding sequence ATGCCCGGCCTGCAGCACACCGCCACCATCGCGGCCCCGCCCGAGCGGGTCTGGGCGGTGGTCGTCGACGTCGAGCGCTGGCCCGCGCGGATCCCGACGGTCGACGCCGTGGAGCGTCTCGACGCCGGACCACTTGCCGTCGGCTCCCGAACCCGGTTGCAGCAGCCCGGGCTGCCCACAGCGGTGTGGACGGTCACCGAGCTGGCCGACGGGTCGTCGTACACCTGGACGTCGAGCTCGCCCGGCGTCACCGTCACCGCCGCACACGTCGTCGAGCCGCACCCCGACGGAAGCCGGCTCACCCTCGCCCTGACCGTGTCCGGTCCGCTGTCCGGGATCGGCTGGCTGATGACGCGGTCGCTGACCGAGAAGTACGTCGAGACGGAGGCCGCCTCGATCAAGAGGGCCGCCGAGACCTCGACCACGTAG
- a CDS encoding histidine phosphatase family protein, translated as MPRCGSLAYTCSDHDDTYYERSTVANRLLYLARHGEAIDDGDLSTRGRQQADLLGQRLATVPLTAVHHGPLPRATQTADVISRHLPDVPMHCSQVVGDYVPPVPDLRALPEVYARFLDGVNADEYAAGATLAAAALAQHAAPTTTDTHELIITHSFLIAWFVRHALDAPDARWLGLNAANCALTVILYRPHRPPTLISFNDTSHLPPDLRWTGFPPELHV; from the coding sequence TTGCCGCGTTGTGGCAGCCTCGCCTACACCTGCAGCGATCATGACGACACTTACTACGAACGGAGCACCGTGGCCAACCGGCTGCTGTACCTGGCCCGACACGGCGAAGCCATCGACGACGGCGACCTCAGCACCCGCGGCCGGCAGCAAGCCGACCTACTCGGCCAGCGCCTGGCCACCGTGCCCCTGACGGCCGTCCACCACGGCCCGCTCCCACGGGCCACGCAGACCGCCGACGTGATCAGTCGGCATCTTCCCGATGTCCCGATGCACTGTTCGCAGGTCGTCGGTGACTACGTCCCGCCCGTGCCGGACCTCCGAGCCCTGCCCGAGGTCTACGCCCGGTTCCTCGACGGCGTCAACGCCGACGAGTACGCCGCCGGAGCCACCCTGGCCGCCGCCGCCCTCGCACAACACGCGGCGCCCACCACCACGGACACCCACGAGCTGATCATCACGCACAGTTTCCTGATCGCCTGGTTCGTGCGCCATGCCCTCGACGCCCCCGACGCACGCTGGCTCGGCCTCAACGCCGCCAACTGCGCCCTGACCGTCATCCTCTACCGCCCGCACCGTCCGCCGACGCTGATCAGCTTCAACGACACCAGCCACCTACCACCAGACCTGCGCTGGACGGGCTTCCCGCCCGAACTGCACGTCTGA
- a CDS encoding IS5/IS1182 family transposase, translating to MLNADSYRLRHAVECGSTLLRQHRAVATRFDELAVRYTATVTVVAISIWL from the coding sequence GTGTTGAACGCCGACTCCTACCGGCTGCGTCATGCCGTGGAGTGCGGCAGCACCCTGCTGAGACAGCATCGCGCCGTGGCTACGCGGTTCGACGAACTCGCGGTCCGCTACACCGCCACGGTGACCGTCGTCGCGATCAGTATCTGGCTATAA